A window of Sulfurospirillum tamanense contains these coding sequences:
- a CDS encoding SLAC1 anion channel family protein, producing the protein MEAQTRIGHFPIMMFAIVMGMGGLSLMYLKAGEILGFPAFLGQGLLVVSTAIFLFIGALYSLKALRYFDAVRHEFAHPVRINFFSAISISMLMLAIGYKELSPAISALFWYSGTLLHLFLTLHTIAFWINHNQQLDHSSPAWFIPIVGNVLVPLGGVGFVPTGALFYFLSIGLFFWVVLFSIVLNRIIFHNQLATKFMPTLFILIAPPAVGFLSYLKLTHSLDTFALMLYNLGLFFTLLIAFMYKNFVKIKFFISWWAFIFPLAAMAISTMVLYSLTKEQGVLYLAYILIATTTIIVGIVIYQTLLHVKRGEICVQE; encoded by the coding sequence GTGGAAGCACAAACGCGTATTGGGCATTTTCCCATCATGATGTTTGCCATCGTGATGGGCATGGGAGGCTTAAGCTTGATGTACCTAAAAGCAGGGGAAATCCTAGGGTTTCCTGCTTTTTTAGGACAAGGGCTTTTGGTTGTTAGCACGGCCATTTTTCTTTTTATTGGTGCTTTATACAGTTTAAAAGCACTACGGTACTTTGACGCGGTGCGGCATGAGTTTGCCCACCCTGTGCGCATCAATTTTTTCTCGGCAATTTCCATCTCCATGCTCATGCTTGCCATTGGCTACAAAGAGCTTTCCCCTGCCATCAGTGCCCTTTTTTGGTACTCAGGCACGTTGTTGCACCTGTTTCTAACCCTGCACACCATCGCTTTTTGGATTAACCACAACCAACAGCTTGACCATTCTAGTCCTGCGTGGTTCATTCCTATCGTGGGCAACGTGTTAGTCCCTCTTGGCGGCGTAGGGTTTGTGCCTACGGGCGCGTTGTTTTACTTTCTCTCCATTGGGCTTTTCTTTTGGGTTGTACTTTTTTCCATCGTCCTTAATCGCATCATTTTTCACAACCAACTGGCTACAAAGTTTATGCCCACGCTCTTCATCCTCATCGCGCCTCCAGCGGTAGGATTTCTCTCTTACCTCAAGCTCACCCACTCCCTTGACACCTTTGCGTTGATGCTTTACAACCTTGGGCTCTTTTTTACCCTGCTCATTGCCTTTATGTACAAGAACTTTGTCAAGATTAAATTTTTTATCTCGTGGTGGGCGTTTATCTTCCCCTTGGCAGCCATGGCCATTAGCACCATGGTGCTGTATAGCCTCACAAAAGAGCAGGGGGTTTTATATTTAGCTTACATTCTAATCGCCACTACAACTATCATTGTGGGCATTGTTATCTACCAAACCCTTTTACATGTAAAGCGCGGAGAGATTTGCGTACAAGAGTAG
- a CDS encoding ribonucleoside-diphosphate reductase subunit alpha has translation MLTVIKRNGRTEPLDISKIKKYTSSAVAGLDNVNQSELEVDAKIQFRDQISTEEIQKTLIKTAVEKIDIDRPNWTFVAARLFLYDLYHKVNGYSDYGHLRAYFERGEAEGRLLMGLKEKYDLDDLNAYIAPERDLQFTYLGVKTLNDRYLIKDRQGKPIELPQHMFMAIAMFLAQHEFNCQDWAKKFYDLISKFEVMLATPTLSNARTTRHQLSSCYIGSTPDNIEGIFDSYKEMSLLSKFGGGIGWDWNLVRAMGGSIDGHKNAAGGIIPFLKITNDIAIAVDQLGTRKGAIAVYLEPWHMDVSDFLDLKKNSGEERRRTHELFPALWINDLFMKRVQEDGMWTLFDPAETADLCELHGEVFAARYEAYEKDESVSKEHMKAKELWKKILLNYFESGSPFLCFKDHANRVNPNSHTGIIRSSNLCTEIFQNTQPNHYLIKVVYEDESVELFEEDVDVRVDSGITKKAKKITALDAIGGKAIYIVEKEKCEGKTAVCNLASINLSKVNTKEEIERCVPIAIRMLDNVIGLNFYPHAKVKRTNLASRAIGLGVMGEAQMLAEQGIVWGSYDHLAKVDEIMEAVSYNAIYASSNLAVEKGVYPEFQGSKWSQGIFPIDMANENAKALVKRGGLFDGTTYDWEKLRAKVKEHGMRNGYLMAIAPTSSISILVGTTQTIEPVYKRKWFEENLSGMIPVVVPNLSPDTWNFYTPAYELDQRLLIKAGAVRQKWIDQGQSLNIFITLDKASGKYLNDIYMLAWELGIKSTYYLRSQSPENALDVADRSIECEGCQ, from the coding sequence ATGCTAACCGTCATTAAACGCAATGGTCGCACAGAACCATTGGATATTTCCAAAATCAAAAAATACACCTCCTCTGCTGTCGCGGGCTTAGACAACGTCAACCAAAGCGAACTGGAAGTGGATGCTAAGATTCAGTTTCGCGACCAAATCTCCACCGAAGAGATTCAAAAAACCCTCATCAAAACCGCCGTAGAAAAGATCGACATCGACCGCCCCAACTGGACCTTTGTGGCGGCGCGCCTTTTCTTGTACGACTTGTACCACAAGGTCAACGGTTACTCTGACTATGGGCACTTACGCGCCTATTTTGAACGGGGAGAGGCCGAGGGAAGACTGCTTATGGGCTTAAAAGAAAAGTACGACTTGGACGATCTTAACGCCTATATTGCCCCAGAACGTGACTTGCAATTTACCTATTTGGGTGTCAAAACCCTCAATGACCGCTACCTCATTAAAGACCGCCAGGGCAAGCCCATCGAACTGCCTCAGCACATGTTCATGGCCATAGCCATGTTTTTGGCCCAACACGAATTTAACTGCCAAGATTGGGCGAAGAAATTTTACGATTTGATCAGCAAATTTGAAGTGATGCTCGCCACCCCAACCCTCTCCAACGCCCGCACTACGCGCCACCAACTCAGCTCATGCTACATCGGCTCCACACCCGATAACATCGAAGGGATTTTCGATAGCTACAAAGAGATGAGTTTATTGAGTAAATTTGGCGGAGGCATTGGTTGGGATTGGAACTTGGTGCGCGCCATGGGCGGCAGCATCGATGGCCATAAAAACGCCGCGGGAGGCATCATCCCTTTCTTGAAAATCACCAACGACATCGCCATTGCCGTAGACCAACTGGGCACCCGCAAAGGGGCCATTGCCGTGTACCTTGAGCCGTGGCATATGGACGTGTCTGACTTTTTAGACTTGAAGAAAAACTCAGGCGAAGAGCGCCGCCGTACCCATGAACTCTTTCCTGCCTTGTGGATTAATGATCTGTTTATGAAGCGGGTACAAGAAGATGGCATGTGGACGCTGTTTGACCCAGCGGAAACCGCAGACTTGTGTGAGCTTCACGGCGAAGTCTTTGCGGCACGCTATGAGGCGTACGAAAAAGATGAGTCAGTGAGCAAAGAGCACATGAAGGCCAAAGAGTTGTGGAAGAAAATATTGCTCAACTACTTTGAAAGCGGCAGTCCTTTCTTGTGCTTTAAAGACCACGCCAACCGCGTCAACCCCAACAGCCACACAGGAATCATCCGAAGCTCAAACCTCTGCACAGAAATCTTCCAAAACACCCAACCTAACCACTACCTCATCAAAGTGGTTTACGAAGATGAGAGCGTGGAACTCTTTGAAGAAGACGTGGATGTACGGGTCGATAGTGGTATTACTAAAAAAGCAAAAAAGATTACAGCCTTAGACGCCATCGGCGGCAAAGCCATTTACATCGTCGAAAAAGAAAAATGCGAAGGCAAAACCGCCGTGTGTAACCTGGCAAGCATCAACCTCTCCAAGGTCAACACCAAAGAGGAGATTGAACGGTGCGTACCCATTGCGATTCGCATGCTTGACAACGTCATTGGCCTCAACTTTTACCCCCATGCCAAAGTCAAGCGCACCAACCTTGCCTCACGCGCCATCGGTCTTGGCGTCATGGGTGAAGCCCAAATGCTCGCTGAACAAGGCATTGTTTGGGGCAGTTATGACCATCTCGCCAAAGTGGATGAGATTATGGAAGCGGTGAGCTACAACGCCATTTACGCCTCTTCTAATCTTGCGGTAGAAAAAGGGGTCTACCCCGAATTTCAAGGCTCCAAATGGTCACAAGGCATTTTCCCCATCGACATGGCCAACGAAAATGCCAAAGCCCTTGTCAAACGTGGCGGGCTCTTTGATGGCACCACCTACGACTGGGAAAAACTGCGTGCTAAAGTCAAAGAGCACGGCATGCGCAACGGCTATTTGATGGCCATCGCCCCCACAAGCTCCATCTCCATCCTCGTGGGCACCACTCAGACCATTGAGCCTGTGTATAAACGCAAGTGGTTTGAAGAAAACCTCTCAGGGATGATTCCCGTCGTCGTGCCCAATCTCTCCCCTGATACATGGAACTTTTACACCCCTGCGTATGAGCTTGACCAGCGTTTGCTTATCAAAGCAGGTGCTGTGCGCCAAAAATGGATTGACCAAGGCCAAAGCCTTAATATTTTCATCACCCTTGACAAGGCCAGTGGCAAATACCTCAACGACATTTACATGCTCGCGTGGGAACTTGGTATCAAATCTACTTACTACCTACGCTCTCAAAGCCCCGAAAATGCCCTAGACGTGGCAGATCGCAGCATCGAGTGCGAGGGGTGTCAGTAA
- a CDS encoding pyridoxamine 5'-phosphate oxidase family protein, with product MMDEKFHLFLKDHHVLNLTTCKDNQPYACSCFYAFDLKNASFVIASDSKTRHMQDALANPLVAGTVTLETKTVGLIQGMQFTGHLNEASKAHKRLYYATYPFALAMLPELWTVRIDYAKLTDNRLGFGKKLEFKRN from the coding sequence ATGATGGATGAAAAATTTCACCTTTTTTTAAAAGACCATCATGTGCTCAACCTAACTACATGTAAAGACAATCAGCCTTATGCTTGTAGTTGCTTTTACGCTTTTGACCTCAAAAATGCTTCTTTTGTGATAGCCTCTGACTCTAAAACACGGCACATGCAAGACGCTCTTGCAAATCCACTTGTTGCAGGCACCGTAACCTTGGAAACCAAAACCGTTGGACTTATTCAAGGAATGCAATTCACGGGACATTTAAATGAAGCCTCCAAAGCACACAAAAGACTTTATTATGCCACGTATCCATTTGCCCTAGCCATGCTCCCTGAACTTTGGACTGTTCGCATTGACTATGCCAAGCTCACCGACAACCGCTTGGGGTTTGGAAAAAAACTAGAATTTAAACGAAATTGA
- a CDS encoding aspartate/glutamate racemase family protein, whose product MQSIGLIGGMSWESTSHYYTKLNQTIAKVKGGLHSAPLWLHSVDFAPIEVLQREGKWEEAGHQLASAACALERAGAQGIALCTNTMHKIAPMISAAISVPFLHIAHATAQALLKDSVTEILLLGTRFTMEEAFYKEVLVQHGIRVHVPKEIMEINRIIFEELCKGKIDTSSKVYYQNTIKNHLLAHPTTQGVVLGCTEIGMLLSPQDAPVPLFDTTDIHVEAIVKFMLS is encoded by the coding sequence ATGCAAAGTATCGGCCTCATTGGCGGCATGAGCTGGGAATCTACAAGCCACTATTACACCAAGCTCAACCAGACGATTGCAAAAGTAAAAGGGGGTTTGCACAGTGCGCCCTTGTGGCTACATTCTGTGGATTTTGCCCCCATTGAAGTGCTTCAAAGAGAAGGAAAATGGGAAGAAGCAGGACATCAACTCGCTAGTGCTGCGTGCGCACTTGAGCGCGCAGGCGCCCAAGGTATCGCCCTTTGCACCAACACCATGCACAAAATCGCCCCCATGATTAGCGCGGCGATTTCGGTTCCTTTTTTGCACATTGCCCACGCTACAGCACAAGCACTTTTAAAAGACAGCGTCACTGAGATTTTGCTTCTTGGCACACGCTTTACCATGGAAGAGGCGTTTTACAAAGAGGTGTTAGTCCAACACGGTATTCGTGTTCACGTGCCCAAAGAAATCATGGAAATTAACCGCATTATTTTTGAAGAATTGTGTAAAGGAAAAATAGATACCTCGTCCAAAGTCTATTATCAAAACACCATCAAAAACCACCTACTCGCACATCCCACTACCCAAGGCGTCGTGCTTGGATGCACAGAAATAGGGATGCTCCTAAGCCCCCAAGATGCTCCTGTTCCTCTGTTTGACACCACCGATATTCACGTCGAAGCCATTGTAAAATTCATGCTTTCGTGA
- a CDS encoding sulfite exporter TauE/SafE family protein, producing the protein MGIEWIIAFLILGAVVGFMAGLLGIGGGGIMVPVLTAIFLAQGVPVENVVHLALGTSMASIVFTSFASMRAHHKRGAVQWDIVKLMAGGVILGTFAATFLATWMASAHLAIFFAVFMGYVSIQMAIDKKPKPSRVLLPPPALFGGGTFIGVISALVSIGGGSLSVPFLVWQNVDVKKAIATSAAIGLPLSLAGTLGYVVNGLLHPSDAAMTAGFVYLPAVVLISLVSYFTAPFGASMAHRLPVGKLKKIFALLLMLLSLKMLSSVL; encoded by the coding sequence GTGGGCATTGAATGGATAATCGCTTTTTTGATTTTGGGCGCGGTGGTAGGCTTTATGGCGGGATTGTTGGGGATTGGCGGGGGTGGCATTATGGTGCCGGTGCTCACAGCCATTTTTCTTGCCCAAGGGGTGCCTGTAGAAAACGTGGTGCATTTGGCTCTTGGCACCTCCATGGCGTCCATCGTCTTCACCTCTTTTGCCAGTATGCGTGCCCATCACAAGCGCGGTGCGGTGCAATGGGATATTGTGAAATTGATGGCGGGCGGGGTGATTCTTGGCACCTTTGCCGCGACGTTTTTGGCCACATGGATGGCTTCAGCGCATTTAGCCATTTTCTTTGCTGTGTTTATGGGATACGTTTCGATTCAGATGGCCATCGATAAAAAACCAAAACCTAGCCGCGTGTTGTTGCCTCCTCCTGCCCTTTTTGGTGGGGGGACGTTTATCGGTGTGATTTCGGCGCTGGTTTCCATTGGCGGCGGGTCGCTGAGCGTACCTTTTTTAGTGTGGCAAAATGTGGATGTGAAAAAAGCCATCGCCACGTCTGCGGCCATTGGCCTTCCTCTTTCGCTTGCGGGGACATTGGGGTATGTGGTCAATGGCCTTTTACATCCCAGTGATGCTGCCATGACTGCAGGTTTTGTCTACCTTCCTGCGGTGGTGCTTATCTCTTTGGTGAGTTATTTTACAGCTCCTTTTGGCGCGAGCATGGCTCACCGCTTGCCTGTGGGTAAACTCAAAAAAATCTTTGCGTTGTTGCTTATGCTTTTGAGTTTAAAGATGCTAAGTTCTGTGCTGTAG
- a CDS encoding ribonucleoside triphosphate reductase — translation MLTTLLKRDGTTQEFQPYKIEDAIKKAFKSENTTYDRVIFLNVIEKLNAKRLAAVEDIQDLIEQELYRGRYFEVMRSFMIYRHTHKMQREHVLGLSEDTTFINSTQTIEEYINGNDWRIKANSNTGYSNAGLINNTAGKVIANYWLDKIYSKEEGIAHRNGDYHIHDLDCLTGYCAGWSLRNLLNEGFNGVRGRVESRAPRHFREALGQMANFLGILQSEWAGAQAFSSFDTYLAPYVFKDQLNYKEVKKAVRSFIYNLNVPARWGQSPFTNVTIDWSVPEDLKDQTPTANNIHLLKGNETNERLVAIAKERGAKTLDALTYGHFQPEMNLINRAFYEVMTEGDKTGQPFTFPIPTVNITEDFDWYGENTDLLFENTAKIGSSYFQNFIGSQYLRDAQTGELVENPKAYKPGHVRSMCCRLQLDLRELLKRGGGLFGSAEMTGSIGVVTLNLARLGYLYKGNKEGLYARLDELLEMAKSTLEKKRVFVKTMYDRGLYPYTARYLPNFNNHFSTIGINGMNEMIRNFTNGDHDITSNFGDAFTLEMLEYLRDRIRAYQEETGNLYNLEATPAEGTTYRFAKEDKKRYPDIIQAGSGKNVYYTNSSQLPADYTDDPFEALDMQDELQCAYTGGTVLHLYMKERISSAEACRRLIKKVISNYRMPYITITPVFSVCEKHGYISGEHEFCPMCDEELLKEHQEIQRREHEQATA, via the coding sequence ATGCTTACGACACTACTTAAACGCGACGGAACCACCCAAGAGTTTCAACCCTACAAAATCGAAGACGCCATTAAAAAAGCCTTCAAAAGCGAAAACACCACCTACGACAGGGTTATTTTTCTCAATGTTATAGAGAAACTCAATGCCAAGCGCCTTGCAGCCGTAGAAGACATCCAAGACCTCATCGAACAAGAACTCTACCGTGGACGCTATTTTGAAGTCATGCGCTCTTTTATGATCTATCGCCACACCCACAAAATGCAGCGCGAGCACGTGCTAGGACTCTCAGAAGACACCACTTTTATCAACTCCACCCAAACCATCGAAGAGTACATCAACGGCAATGACTGGCGCATCAAAGCCAACTCCAACACGGGCTACTCCAACGCAGGGCTCATTAACAATACCGCTGGCAAAGTCATCGCCAACTACTGGCTCGATAAAATCTACTCCAAAGAAGAAGGCATTGCTCACCGAAACGGCGACTACCACATCCACGACCTTGACTGCCTTACCGGCTACTGTGCAGGCTGGAGCTTGCGCAACTTGTTAAATGAAGGTTTTAACGGTGTGCGTGGCCGCGTGGAGAGTCGTGCACCTAGGCATTTTCGTGAAGCCCTAGGGCAAATGGCGAACTTTTTAGGCATCTTGCAAAGCGAATGGGCGGGCGCCCAAGCCTTTAGTTCCTTTGACACCTACCTTGCCCCTTATGTCTTCAAAGACCAACTCAACTACAAAGAAGTGAAAAAAGCGGTACGTAGCTTCATCTACAATCTCAACGTCCCTGCACGTTGGGGCCAAAGCCCTTTTACGAATGTCACCATCGACTGGAGCGTGCCCGAGGATCTGAAAGACCAAACCCCTACGGCCAATAATATACACCTCCTCAAAGGAAACGAAACTAACGAGAGGCTTGTTGCCATAGCTAAAGAGCGTGGTGCTAAAACCTTAGACGCGCTCACTTATGGGCATTTTCAACCTGAAATGAACCTCATCAACCGTGCTTTTTACGAAGTGATGACTGAGGGCGACAAAACAGGGCAACCCTTCACCTTTCCTATTCCGACAGTAAATATCACCGAAGATTTTGATTGGTACGGCGAAAATACCGATTTGCTCTTTGAAAACACTGCTAAAATTGGCTCTTCGTATTTTCAAAACTTTATCGGAAGCCAATACTTACGCGACGCACAAACAGGCGAGCTTGTGGAAAATCCCAAGGCTTACAAACCCGGTCACGTACGCAGTATGTGCTGCCGCTTGCAGCTGGATTTGCGCGAGCTTTTAAAACGCGGGGGCGGGCTCTTTGGCAGTGCGGAGATGACAGGAAGCATCGGAGTAGTCACCCTTAACCTCGCACGCCTTGGCTACCTTTACAAGGGAAATAAAGAGGGATTATACGCACGACTGGATGAGCTTTTAGAGATGGCTAAATCCACCTTGGAAAAAAAGCGTGTTTTTGTAAAGACCATGTATGACCGTGGGCTTTACCCCTATACTGCCCGCTATTTGCCTAATTTTAATAACCATTTTTCGACCATTGGCATTAATGGCATGAACGAGATGATTCGTAACTTTACCAATGGTGACCACGACATCACAAGCAATTTTGGCGATGCGTTTACGCTTGAAATGCTAGAGTACCTGCGCGATAGAATTCGTGCTTACCAAGAAGAGACAGGCAACCTCTATAACCTCGAAGCCACACCAGCCGAGGGCACCACGTACCGTTTTGCCAAAGAAGACAAAAAACGCTATCCCGACATTATCCAAGCAGGCAGTGGCAAAAATGTCTACTATACCAACTCTTCTCAGCTTCCTGCTGATTATACCGATGATCCTTTTGAAGCTCTGGACATGCAAGATGAACTCCAATGCGCCTACACGGGCGGTACGGTCTTGCACCTTTACATGAAAGAGCGCATCAGCTCTGCTGAGGCTTGCCGTCGGCTCATCAAAAAGGTTATTAGCAATTACCGCATGCCTTACATCACCATCACACCTGTCTTTTCTGTGTGTGAGAAGCACGGCTACATTAGCGGTGAGCATGAATTTTGCCCTATGTGTGACGAGGAATTGTTAAAAGAACATCAAGAAATCCAAAGGAGAGAACATGAACAAGCAACTGCCTAA
- a CDS encoding NAD(P)-dependent oxidoreductase encodes MNQPILQLASSCLECKKPKCRPGCPINTPIPQMIRLFLDGHIHEAGQLLFENNPLSLICSLVCPHEKHCEGHCILNKKGSPVSVGAIEHYISSNFIHRAAFEKPAHNGHNVAIIGSGPAGMGLAFLLALKGYGITIYDKNDKMGGVLRYGIPDFRLDKTLIDALVGHLKALGVKIRPNTTVGKNLTIEDMFRDGFNAVFIGTGVWAPKKLGIKGESLGHVHFAIEYLKNPDVHDLGEKVVVLGAGNVAMDVARTAIRKGAKEVRIMYRKGEEEMPASKHEIHCTKLDGVHFDFYRTPEEITPEGVRFTCKGEEGFESATSVLVAISQNPRDVIVSNNKGIDVDPRGLIVTDDCGRTTHEGVFASGDVVTGARTVVEAVAFSKRVAEAIEEHIAKA; translated from the coding sequence ATGAACCAACCCATTTTGCAGCTAGCATCCAGCTGCCTTGAATGCAAAAAACCCAAATGCCGCCCCGGTTGCCCCATCAACACCCCCATTCCACAAATGATTCGCCTCTTTTTAGACGGCCATATCCATGAAGCAGGGCAGCTTTTATTTGAAAATAATCCCCTTTCCCTTATCTGCTCTTTGGTCTGCCCCCATGAAAAACACTGCGAGGGCCATTGCATCCTCAACAAAAAAGGTTCACCTGTAAGCGTAGGAGCCATTGAGCACTACATTTCTAGCAACTTCATTCACCGTGCTGCCTTTGAAAAACCCGCACACAACGGCCACAATGTGGCTATCATTGGCAGCGGGCCAGCGGGTATGGGGCTAGCGTTTTTGCTCGCGCTTAAGGGATACGGTATTACCATTTATGATAAAAACGACAAAATGGGCGGGGTGTTGCGCTATGGAATTCCTGATTTTAGGCTTGACAAAACCTTGATTGACGCCCTTGTGGGGCACCTTAAAGCCCTTGGTGTAAAAATTCGCCCCAACACCACCGTGGGCAAAAACCTCACTATTGAAGATATGTTTCGCGATGGCTTTAACGCTGTATTTATCGGTACGGGCGTGTGGGCACCCAAAAAGCTGGGCATCAAAGGCGAAAGCTTAGGCCATGTGCATTTTGCTATTGAGTACCTCAAAAATCCCGATGTGCATGACTTAGGGGAAAAAGTCGTCGTCCTGGGAGCTGGCAATGTGGCCATGGATGTGGCGCGCACCGCCATCCGAAAGGGAGCCAAAGAGGTTCGCATTATGTACCGAAAGGGCGAAGAAGAGATGCCTGCGTCTAAACACGAAATCCATTGCACCAAGCTCGATGGTGTGCACTTTGATTTTTACCGCACACCCGAGGAGATTACTCCTGAGGGCGTGCGCTTTACATGTAAAGGCGAAGAGGGCTTTGAGAGCGCCACAAGCGTACTGGTTGCCATCAGCCAAAACCCACGCGACGTGATTGTCAGCAACAACAAAGGCATTGACGTTGACCCACGCGGGCTCATTGTGACAGATGATTGCGGACGCACCACCCATGAGGGGGTTTTTGCCTCTGGGGACGTGGTCACAGGCGCGCGTACCGTCGTAGAAGCCGTTGCATTTTCTAAACGGGTCGCTGAAGCCATCGAAGAGCACATCGCCAAAGCGTAG
- the nrdD gene encoding anaerobic ribonucleoside-triphosphate reductase — MNKQLPKELEEKRTRCMVYTRVMGYHRPVESFNIGKKGEHRQRVKFAEPVK; from the coding sequence ATGAACAAGCAACTGCCTAAAGAGTTGGAAGAAAAACGCACGCGTTGCATGGTATACACCCGTGTTATGGGCTACCACCGCCCTGTCGAGAGTTTTAACATCGGCAAAAAAGGGGAACACCGCCAACGAGTGAAGTTTGCAGAACCCGTCAAATAA
- a CDS encoding anaerobic ribonucleoside-triphosphate reductase activating protein — protein sequence MQNPSNKPIFDITRFTTTDFPDRLACVVWFSGCNMRCPYCYNPNIVREKGTLCESDLFDFLRLRQGKLDGVVLSGGESTLYPHLQDLCEAIKAMGFEIKLDTNGTKPSVIRTLVENALVDYVALDYKAPQALHKSLTGSSNYDAFYESLTYLIGADVSFEVRTTVHPDLLHVNHINTMIEELHALGYNGTYYLQRYLHVEPTLGNTPSPLNAFALESLTHLIPVRLRNF from the coding sequence TTGCAGAACCCGTCAAATAAACCCATCTTCGACATCACCCGCTTTACCACCACCGACTTTCCAGACCGCCTAGCTTGCGTGGTCTGGTTTAGTGGGTGCAATATGCGCTGTCCTTACTGCTATAACCCTAACATTGTGCGCGAAAAAGGCACCTTGTGCGAATCAGACCTGTTTGATTTTTTGCGTTTGCGCCAAGGAAAGCTTGATGGCGTGGTACTAAGTGGTGGCGAATCCACGTTGTACCCGCATCTCCAAGACCTTTGTGAAGCCATCAAAGCCATGGGATTTGAAATCAAACTTGATACCAATGGAACTAAGCCCTCAGTCATTCGCACCCTTGTGGAAAATGCCCTTGTGGATTACGTAGCCCTTGATTACAAAGCGCCCCAAGCCCTTCATAAATCCCTCACAGGCTCTTCAAACTACGATGCTTTTTATGAAAGCTTAACCTACCTCATTGGAGCAGATGTGAGCTTTGAAGTACGCACCACTGTGCATCCTGACCTCTTACATGTAAACCACATCAACACCATGATTGAAGAGCTTCACGCTCTTGGGTACAATGGCACGTACTATCTCCAACGCTATTTACATGTAGAGCCCACCTTGGGCAATACGCCTTCCCCACTAAACGCGTTTGCTCTAGAATCCCTCACACACCTCATTCCTGTTCGCTTACGTAATTTTTAA